One region of Candidatus Omnitrophota bacterium genomic DNA includes:
- a CDS encoding FecR family protein, with amino-acid sequence MKSRTAKLLTAGVFILTAASLAFAVTASAEVIGRVSAAEGNVDLLSPGRTEAVPVKGGEDVSAGDILRTKSISKAELTFSDKSVVTLSEKTRLEIKDYRVGLDGKRIAAVLNIERGKIRAVVSKAPGKDNFLINTPNASGSIKGTDVVVAYQKSATSATVLNGSLSFSSSAAPEKKVEIKSGESSVILADSGPTSPRTILAMERTAHEKDTLIAKAPAGESAAAEGYSEPGEMKAVIVKLSGSVKVKNGGSAVWHDAKVNETLRGGDTIETNKNGKVEFRVENGDVITLQQDSNFTITRLKETGSGEHESLFESKKGKLRAKVEKLKGNSKFEVKTPTAVASVRGTILFLNILPNLTSAYFEDGNGVLKSMISGIIQNVAAGTSSGADGNGNVSNPIHVTDEQRSQWNQGWDVEGGAEGYSAPEGYSEGTGGGTGDNPDTNWNQNPFSDKIFTDNTGVGGGTTGGEGGGSATLPVYLSGRIEGAFGPDEGLEGPNSIEIDLSNTTALAVPWSGIFSTNAAGSYENPGYSLWHGEVYGTSTDGGAFTGWAGGSWHSWEGVVSSIYIDPSGLAGNLFGYFSGTNSVSLAGAGTLSGTGDLYTIPMAQLEPGKEYGWEDGTGNGWLNAYFGNGSGQFDVVFDEDIKTIAGENWGIWRDVYNGGYSNSHNLNNWLGAAGGYYGDAGGRFFVSLEGVDDGSGAVRIDILRTYLDYDKLGTYYGTILGNIEGEGFEGIGLGGFREEPLTSSGDFDICLYTYNYGDYFHDGDFRGLFGTTGDLWGAGSFNVTSIGYVEPDVNPEYGEGYEGEFYEPFIWFENMGSDNPRDETRPYTTYDGGAFFGFTAGDGQDAKLLGLARLLYIDPAGNAGVMSGDLKGAYSTDIGMYLLQGEMTKTQMVSAGELGIPAEELPIWNTEGYGYLSGTLTTGGYIYGQDDFRTLSIVDHERGIAQNWGVYGQTITGWFENDDPGSETTWSGVMGGDDPFGAYYFKYGDGEGEGYLNDDYGYWMADLTGTWDEVSDYIEDVDAELHGKFITYTKMGNIDGKILGIYEGEGEGDWLGVGAGVWNGGRLTLSGLWGYEVRSLYYDNYGYIDKAGEEWGLIGSTVEQWWNEASFPVLAMGKFYNYAEENPLLWNTPIESYNAELDNSTTLDGGAFKGFSAGIWKDGSMSDGSMWAIYAANGAVGLLHGDINGRYNDEIEMWQAEGALYRQAMGGTVVSPEDLFERFAEDGYHAEYMVGGSFDGINLVYGSASESSYYIANNPWGLFNITLAGEWGEPWYEGNAKEGAVVLGYYDGDEPYYNYYELVTISNSSVSGNKIVGDVFGTAIDLERNVMSTIFGDARGIYNDREGYSTFALSAIGGWVEKPLVTGGMMIDGYFGDYDMLDYGYVNGVLGSTGVLWDNSPEFTILGNYDNPDINEDGAGYYNLWGSDFVAVTNGNSVLYGSVGGTTLNNSLKGMLAAIYVRNAGDLDADGDDDYLAGYVLSSDGTGNPAYVNGAFYPSISMFDAYGNMTAYPGQQTDISPELFLMDVMNDDIDVVFEYGDLDAVINGNVSGFVSGEHIQLRDQNWGLWRASAGGAYASLPTGAWNSVLAGEGDRIYGRSPWVAVISGSEWTDNGFLATMNGVTLYGTRLGEISGNIAGVYNDTDGWEALAIGRYEQIIDLKEEHIITNEIDVAGSGWGNINGVLMAGLFGGEAVTNLGIPEGMPDTGTYSGMLAGTGNIEENSNWRLALGIKSYDDGVVDGYLLGTASSNGFHGVSFGMHTEGEDTLWVGMVDGTISDITNVDTTWNAKVEGDWVDLAEIATSALGFDQVALADMVQVPITETYTALLTDVSGNANLIAGSIDLSVYDTGIFVGYGQLIRSALPVIGEIDTISNLSDYLNHTYTNITETTYTADILGQINGSTATGQAAGSITYDGTSYILDEVVAGVLTP; translated from the coding sequence ATGAAAAGCCGGACCGCAAAACTATTAACGGCGGGAGTATTTATACTTACCGCGGCGTCCCTTGCTTTCGCCGTCACGGCGAGCGCCGAAGTGATAGGCAGGGTATCCGCCGCCGAGGGTAATGTAGACCTGCTTAGCCCGGGTAGGACCGAAGCGGTGCCGGTAAAAGGCGGAGAGGATGTATCTGCGGGAGACATCCTGAGAACGAAGAGCATCTCTAAGGCGGAGTTAACGTTCTCTGACAAGTCTGTCGTCACCCTCTCGGAAAAAACCAGGCTTGAGATCAAGGATTACAGGGTAGGCCTCGACGGAAAACGTATAGCGGCCGTTTTGAACATAGAACGCGGGAAGATAAGAGCGGTTGTCTCCAAAGCTCCGGGCAAAGATAATTTCCTCATCAATACCCCTAACGCCTCCGGAAGCATAAAAGGGACCGATGTCGTAGTGGCCTACCAGAAATCGGCGACCTCGGCGACGGTCCTGAACGGCAGCTTGTCATTCTCAAGCTCCGCCGCTCCCGAAAAGAAGGTCGAGATAAAGAGCGGGGAGTCATCGGTAATACTCGCGGACAGCGGGCCTACCTCTCCCAGGACGATCCTTGCCATGGAGAGAACCGCGCACGAAAAAGATACTCTGATAGCGAAAGCCCCTGCCGGGGAATCCGCGGCGGCCGAGGGTTACAGCGAACCCGGCGAGATGAAGGCGGTCATCGTCAAACTCTCCGGAAGCGTTAAAGTCAAGAACGGCGGCTCGGCCGTATGGCACGACGCTAAAGTGAACGAGACCCTCAGAGGCGGCGATACAATAGAGACGAACAAGAACGGAAAAGTGGAATTCAGGGTCGAGAACGGTGATGTCATCACTTTACAACAGGACTCGAATTTCACTATAACACGCCTCAAGGAGACCGGGAGCGGAGAGCATGAGAGCCTCTTTGAGTCGAAGAAGGGCAAACTCCGCGCCAAAGTAGAGAAACTTAAAGGCAATTCCAAATTTGAAGTCAAGACCCCGACAGCCGTCGCTTCCGTCCGCGGCACGATCCTTTTCCTTAACATCCTGCCTAATCTTACAAGCGCATATTTCGAAGACGGTAACGGTGTCTTGAAAAGCATGATATCCGGAATCATCCAAAATGTGGCAGCTGGAACCTCATCCGGCGCCGACGGGAACGGTAATGTATCGAACCCGATCCATGTCACCGATGAGCAACGTTCACAATGGAACCAGGGATGGGATGTCGAAGGAGGGGCTGAAGGTTATTCCGCCCCTGAGGGATATTCTGAAGGTACTGGAGGAGGTACAGGTGATAACCCCGACACCAACTGGAACCAGAATCCTTTCAGCGACAAGATATTTACCGACAATACGGGAGTGGGCGGCGGTACGACCGGCGGCGAAGGCGGCGGCTCTGCGACTTTACCCGTTTATCTTTCAGGAAGGATCGAAGGCGCTTTCGGGCCCGATGAGGGGCTAGAAGGTCCTAATAGTATCGAGATAGACCTTTCAAACACGACAGCCCTTGCCGTCCCATGGTCAGGGATCTTCTCCACTAACGCTGCCGGTTCATATGAAAATCCCGGCTACAGCCTCTGGCACGGAGAAGTGTACGGCACCAGCACAGACGGCGGAGCTTTTACGGGCTGGGCCGGAGGAAGCTGGCACAGTTGGGAAGGCGTTGTATCTTCTATATATATAGATCCTTCCGGTTTAGCGGGTAACCTTTTCGGATATTTTTCCGGTACGAATAGCGTCTCGCTAGCCGGGGCAGGCACTTTGAGCGGCACCGGGGACCTCTATACAATACCCATGGCCCAGCTTGAGCCCGGCAAGGAATACGGGTGGGAGGACGGTACCGGCAACGGCTGGTTGAACGCCTATTTCGGTAATGGCAGCGGTCAGTTCGACGTCGTCTTCGACGAGGACATAAAAACGATCGCCGGAGAGAACTGGGGTATATGGAGAGACGTATATAACGGCGGATATTCTAACTCGCATAACCTGAATAATTGGCTCGGAGCGGCAGGCGGGTACTACGGTGATGCCGGCGGAAGATTTTTCGTCTCGCTTGAGGGCGTTGACGATGGCTCGGGCGCCGTAAGAATAGACATACTCAGAACCTACCTTGATTACGATAAGTTAGGTACATACTACGGTACGATACTGGGCAACATTGAGGGAGAAGGTTTCGAAGGGATAGGGCTGGGCGGCTTCAGAGAAGAACCCCTGACCTCCAGCGGAGACTTTGACATATGTTTATATACTTATAATTACGGCGATTACTTCCATGACGGCGATTTCCGCGGATTATTCGGCACTACCGGAGACCTCTGGGGCGCGGGATCCTTCAATGTCACTTCCATAGGGTACGTGGAACCGGACGTCAACCCTGAGTACGGCGAAGGCTATGAGGGAGAATTTTACGAACCGTTTATCTGGTTTGAGAATATGGGCAGCGATAATCCGCGCGATGAAACCAGACCATATACTACATATGACGGCGGCGCGTTTTTCGGCTTCACAGCCGGCGACGGACAGGATGCAAAATTACTCGGACTTGCGAGGCTGTTGTATATAGACCCGGCCGGCAATGCCGGAGTGATGTCAGGCGACCTGAAGGGCGCGTATTCGACGGATATCGGGATGTACCTCCTGCAGGGAGAGATGACAAAGACCCAAATGGTCTCGGCCGGGGAATTGGGCATCCCCGCGGAAGAGCTCCCCATATGGAATACCGAAGGGTACGGTTATCTTTCCGGCACCTTAACGACGGGCGGATACATATACGGTCAAGATGACTTCCGGACATTATCGATAGTCGATCACGAACGCGGAATAGCGCAGAACTGGGGCGTCTACGGGCAGACGATCACCGGCTGGTTTGAAAACGATGACCCCGGATCCGAAACTACGTGGTCCGGCGTTATGGGCGGGGATGATCCGTTCGGCGCCTATTATTTTAAATATGGAGACGGAGAAGGTGAAGGTTACCTCAACGACGATTACGGATACTGGATGGCCGATTTGACCGGGACGTGGGATGAGGTATCCGACTACATAGAAGATGTGGATGCCGAACTGCACGGGAAATTCATCACCTATACAAAGATGGGCAATATTGACGGCAAGATACTCGGAATATATGAAGGGGAAGGCGAGGGCGACTGGCTGGGAGTCGGTGCCGGTGTCTGGAACGGCGGACGGCTTACCCTAAGCGGCCTGTGGGGTTATGAGGTCCGCAGCTTATACTATGACAATTACGGCTATATAGATAAAGCGGGCGAGGAATGGGGGTTGATCGGCTCGACAGTCGAGCAGTGGTGGAATGAGGCTTCATTCCCGGTATTGGCGATGGGTAAATTCTACAATTACGCGGAAGAAAACCCGTTGTTGTGGAACACTCCCATAGAAAGCTATAATGCCGAACTGGATAATTCGACTACTCTCGACGGCGGCGCTTTTAAAGGCTTCTCCGCCGGCATCTGGAAGGACGGATCAATGTCCGACGGCAGCATGTGGGCCATTTATGCGGCGAACGGGGCTGTCGGCCTGCTTCACGGCGATATCAACGGAAGGTACAACGATGAAATAGAGATGTGGCAGGCTGAAGGCGCGCTATACCGGCAGGCGATGGGCGGCACCGTAGTCTCTCCTGAAGACCTCTTCGAAAGATTTGCCGAAGACGGCTATCACGCGGAATATATGGTCGGAGGATCGTTCGACGGCATTAATTTAGTTTATGGCTCAGCGAGCGAAAGTTCATACTATATCGCGAATAACCCGTGGGGCCTGTTCAACATCACCCTCGCCGGAGAATGGGGAGAACCGTGGTATGAAGGGAACGCAAAAGAAGGCGCGGTTGTGCTTGGCTATTACGACGGTGACGAACCTTACTACAACTATTATGAGCTCGTCACTATCTCGAACAGCAGCGTTTCCGGTAACAAGATAGTGGGCGACGTATTCGGCACCGCCATAGACCTTGAAAGAAACGTGATGTCGACGATATTCGGAGACGCCCGCGGCATATATAACGACCGCGAGGGGTATTCGACGTTCGCCCTTTCGGCTATAGGCGGGTGGGTGGAGAAACCGCTTGTGACCGGCGGAATGATGATCGACGGATATTTCGGCGATTACGATATGCTCGATTACGGATATGTCAACGGCGTCCTAGGCAGTACTGGGGTGCTCTGGGATAATTCGCCGGAGTTCACGATACTCGGCAATTACGATAATCCGGATATCAATGAAGACGGCGCGGGTTACTACAATCTCTGGGGTTCGGATTTTGTTGCGGTCACCAACGGGAACTCTGTGCTATACGGTTCTGTGGGAGGCACAACATTAAATAACTCGCTTAAAGGCATGCTGGCAGCCATTTATGTCCGTAATGCCGGCGATCTTGACGCCGACGGCGATGACGATTATCTCGCCGGGTATGTGTTATCTTCCGACGGGACAGGTAATCCCGCCTACGTCAACGGCGCTTTCTATCCGTCGATAAGCATGTTTGACGCTTACGGAAATATGACCGCTTATCCCGGCCAGCAGACTGATATATCGCCTGAGCTCTTTTTAATGGACGTGATGAATGATGATATAGACGTAGTATTTGAATACGGCGATTTAGACGCCGTTATAAACGGCAACGTCAGCGGCTTTGTCAGCGGCGAACATATTCAGCTTCGTGACCAAAACTGGGGTCTGTGGCGCGCGTCGGCGGGCGGTGCCTACGCGTCTCTGCCAACCGGCGCGTGGAATTCGGTCTTGGCCGGTGAAGGCGACAGGATCTACGGGCGCAGCCCCTGGGTCGCTGTGATATCAGGGTCGGAATGGACGGACAACGGATTCCTGGCGACGATGAACGGCGTCACTCTCTACGGCACCAGGTTAGGCGAGATATCCGGAAATATCGCCGGCGTATATAATGACACCGATGGATGGGAGGCGCTCGCCATCGGAAGATATGAACAGATAATCGATCTGAAAGAGGAACATATAATAACAAACGAGATCGATGTCGCAGGGAGCGGATGGGGCAATATTAACGGCGTCCTTATGGCCGGCCTGTTCGGAGGAGAAGCGGTTACAAACCTGGGGATCCCCGAAGGCATGCCTGATACGGGTACATACAGTGGTATGCTGGCAGGCACAGGAAATATAGAGGAGAATTCAAACTGGCGGCTGGCATTAGGCATCAAGTCTTATGATGACGGCGTGGTCGATGGATATTTACTTGGGACCGCGAGCTCAAATGGTTTCCACGGCGTTTCTTTCGGGATGCACACGGAGGGAGAAGATACGTTATGGGTAGGCATGGTAGACGGCACCATCTCCGACATTACTAATGTAGATACGACCTGGAACGCCAAAGTGGAGGGCGATTGGGTAGACTTGGCCGAGATCGCGACAAGCGCGCTAGGTTTTGACCAAGTCGCGTTAGCCGATATGGTCCAGGTCCCGATAACCGAAACCTATACCGCATTACTTACCGACGTATCCGGAAATGCCAACTTGATTGCTGGCAGTATTGATTTAAGCGTATATGATACTGGAATATTTGTCGGTTATGGTCAGCTAATTCGGTCGGCACTTCCTGTCATAGGAGAGATAGATACTATTTCTAACCTTTCCGATTATCTCAACCATACATATACCAACATAACTGAAACCACATATACTGCAGATATCCTTGGTCAGATAAATGGCTCAACGGCCACAGGTCAAGCCGCCGGTTCAATAACTTACGATGGAACCTCGTATATACTTGATGAAGTGGTAGCCGGAGTTTTAACACCATGA
- a CDS encoding tetratricopeptide repeat protein, whose amino-acid sequence MSQYKRENFDEAVVLLKKARQEDPNSCLAAYYLGITYKQLQDYKLAKEQLTDAVTLTPKIKEALVELVEVLYQLGETNEAKSYIATAEKENIKPSQTAFLKGLVLLKAGENMDSITAFENAKAIDPTLARAADYQIGIAHLKEKRFAEAKKVFHEIIILDPNSDLASFSSEYMEALKRKEEAERPLRATVSIGGEYDTNVLLKPGDDTVATGISDEADWREVVNFMGQGRLKLNDKLGLDGQYSLYFAHQNDLGIYDVLSQTVVVTPNYYFKNGTLGIAAGYNYTDVGRTKYMTTVSASPVVNYIIGGRHMLQANFKYQKKAFARDPFIPDENRNSNDFGGGLGYFFFFAENKGFFGLHYGLNREYTQGVNWNYLGNRFTATILYPFFKKFKLSIAGDAFLQDFADTNTIFGKKRDDQVYTVSSMLAYNFWKEAELQFRYTYVKDHSNIAVYDYDRSIYGLGIQYKF is encoded by the coding sequence ATGAGTCAGTATAAAAGAGAGAACTTCGATGAAGCGGTCGTTCTCCTTAAGAAGGCAAGGCAGGAGGACCCGAATTCGTGCCTGGCCGCCTATTACCTCGGTATAACTTATAAGCAGCTGCAGGACTATAAGCTCGCGAAAGAACAGTTAACCGACGCGGTTACGCTTACGCCGAAGATCAAGGAAGCGCTTGTCGAGCTTGTTGAAGTGCTCTATCAACTGGGAGAGACAAACGAGGCGAAGTCTTATATAGCGACGGCGGAAAAGGAAAATATCAAGCCCTCGCAGACAGCTTTCCTGAAAGGCCTTGTGCTCTTGAAGGCCGGCGAAAATATGGACTCGATAACAGCCTTCGAGAACGCAAAAGCTATCGACCCGACGCTCGCCCGGGCCGCCGATTACCAGATAGGCATCGCGCACCTAAAGGAGAAGAGGTTCGCCGAGGCTAAAAAGGTATTTCACGAGATAATAATCCTCGACCCCAACTCCGACCTCGCGTCATTTTCCAGCGAATATATGGAGGCCCTTAAGAGAAAAGAGGAGGCTGAGAGGCCCCTAAGGGCGACTGTCAGCATCGGAGGGGAATACGACACGAACGTCCTGCTTAAGCCCGGCGACGATACTGTCGCGACCGGCATCAGCGATGAGGCTGACTGGAGGGAAGTCGTGAACTTCATGGGCCAGGGCAGGCTGAAGTTAAATGATAAGCTGGGACTCGACGGCCAGTATTCCCTGTACTTCGCGCACCAGAATGACCTCGGCATTTACGATGTCCTGAGCCAGACCGTCGTGGTAACGCCGAATTATTATTTCAAGAATGGGACTTTGGGCATCGCCGCGGGATATAACTATACCGATGTAGGAAGGACCAAATATATGACGACGGTCAGCGCCAGCCCCGTTGTCAATTACATAATCGGCGGAAGGCACATGCTTCAGGCTAATTTTAAGTATCAGAAGAAGGCTTTTGCCCGCGACCCCTTCATACCCGACGAGAACAGGAACTCGAATGATTTCGGCGGTGGCCTGGGTTACTTTTTCTTCTTCGCGGAGAATAAAGGTTTCTTCGGGCTCCATTACGGGCTGAATAGGGAATATACACAAGGCGTGAACTGGAACTATCTCGGCAACAGGTTCACCGCGACGATCCTCTATCCTTTCTTTAAAAAATTTAAGCTAAGCATCGCAGGCGACGCTTTCCTCCAGGACTTCGCCGATACGAACACAATATTCGGGAAAAAGCGGGATGACCAGGTCTATACGGTCTCTTCCATGCTCGCGTATAACTTCTGGAAGGAAGCGGAGCTGCAGTTCAGGTACACCTACGTGAAGGACCATTCGAATATAGCGGTCTACGATTACGACAGAAGCATTTACGGTTTAGGGATACAATACAAATTCTAA
- a CDS encoding PEP-CTERM sorting domain-containing protein encodes MKKLSIILLVVAFLSVAHSAFPDTFDTLQGIVFYPFSTAEHYTEIHNFDLGQTPYLYLELPSGNYGFYTSSIETNWYHGDSDEGGYTALGIERLVYNNNPTPTLSRDWSNPSNIGTWYISANCTIVGTSYLTGQANTWFTISDPNAVPEPVSTILFLAGGATLAVRRLRKK; translated from the coding sequence ATGAAAAAACTATCCATTATTTTGCTGGTGGTAGCTTTTCTCTCCGTTGCTCACTCTGCATTTCCCGATACTTTCGATACTTTACAGGGTATTGTTTTTTATCCATTTTCCACCGCAGAACATTATACAGAGATCCATAATTTCGATCTTGGGCAAACCCCCTATCTATATTTAGAGCTTCCGTCGGGAAATTACGGTTTTTATACGTCCTCTATTGAAACTAACTGGTATCACGGTGACTCAGATGAAGGCGGCTATACTGCATTAGGTATAGAACGACTTGTCTACAATAATAATCCGACCCCGACCTTATCCCGGGACTGGAGCAACCCGTCTAATATCGGCACCTGGTATATCTCTGCGAATTGCACTATTGTTGGTACTTCGTATTTAACCGGACAAGCCAACACCTGGTTCACAATCAGCGACCCGAATGCTGTCCCGGAACCCGTCAGCACTATCCTGTTTTTGGCAGGCGGGGCGACACTCGCGGTAAGACGCCTGCGTAAAAAGTAA
- a CDS encoding CHASE2 domain-containing protein codes for MKKKSGLLIGLICAAVIGFAYLTGILELAEYQGLDLLFKMRGPRPASPDIVIIEIDDAALKAFGRWPWDRGYHAELLDIIDDYGPKTIVFDIIFSEPEEDKPEEDIKLSKQTKITGNIFYSAFFDLGQDDMRKNIIKPRDITLPLPELQRNAKGVGFVNILVEPDGKVRKVPVELTHEGKKYLSLDALVAAHFLGTTPEKLNVRTDANRMMWINYPGEYAKFKRASYAAVALAGVQAQDGEKPAIDLKMLKDKIVIIGLTATGSEDFWSTPMSSLYPGVGIRASAINTILKKDFIDRVYRPGILLILLIIGSAIGLTLPKRTPFEGLAFFAVLAAGISAISYISFSFFNIWLDYVSILILLCVAYPAVTLNQFIITRFEKGLIEKELQIASRIQQSLLPQNLPGTKGVELGVKFVPAKHVGGDFYDFIKLFYDVVKLKEDRLGIVIGDVSGKGVPAALFMAKAMADFRGLSHDFNEPDEALTAINDRLVEEGVSGMFVTLQYLIYKPKERKIKYSNGGHNPLVWVKDSGDVVALTQSVGSPIGIIPGSEFTADEFDVSPGDVFVMYTDGISEARDKNKREFGEKQILDTALLNRRLSAQGLADKLVGEVEKFSQGTPQHDDMTVIILKIE; via the coding sequence ATGAAAAAGAAAAGCGGGCTTTTAATAGGGCTAATTTGCGCGGCGGTCATAGGCTTTGCCTACCTGACAGGCATCCTTGAGCTCGCTGAATACCAGGGGCTTGACTTACTTTTCAAGATGCGCGGCCCGCGGCCGGCAAGTCCCGATATAGTCATCATAGAGATAGACGACGCGGCCCTTAAGGCCTTCGGCAGGTGGCCGTGGGACAGGGGATATCACGCAGAATTGCTGGATATCATAGATGATTACGGCCCCAAGACCATAGTCTTCGATATCATCTTCAGCGAACCGGAGGAGGATAAGCCAGAGGAAGACATAAAACTATCTAAACAGACCAAGATAACCGGCAACATATTCTATTCGGCTTTTTTCGACCTCGGCCAGGACGACATGAGGAAGAACATCATCAAGCCCAGGGATATTACCCTGCCGTTGCCGGAACTGCAGCGGAACGCCAAAGGCGTAGGTTTCGTGAACATCCTAGTAGAGCCGGACGGGAAAGTCAGGAAGGTTCCGGTAGAGCTCACCCATGAAGGAAAAAAATACTTATCCTTGGACGCGCTCGTGGCCGCGCATTTTTTAGGCACAACACCCGAGAAACTCAATGTCAGGACTGACGCGAACAGGATGATGTGGATAAATTATCCCGGAGAATACGCCAAATTTAAAAGGGCATCTTACGCGGCCGTGGCATTGGCCGGCGTACAGGCGCAGGACGGCGAAAAACCTGCCATAGACCTTAAGATGCTGAAGGACAAGATCGTCATCATAGGGTTGACCGCGACCGGAAGCGAGGACTTTTGGTCTACTCCGATGTCCAGCTTATACCCGGGCGTAGGCATAAGGGCAAGCGCGATTAACACGATCCTTAAAAAGGATTTCATCGATCGGGTATACAGGCCGGGAATATTACTTATACTCCTTATTATCGGCTCAGCCATCGGTCTTACTCTCCCGAAAAGGACCCCGTTCGAGGGTCTGGCTTTTTTCGCGGTCCTGGCAGCAGGAATATCGGCTATATCGTATATTTCATTTTCTTTTTTTAATATATGGTTGGATTATGTAAGCATACTGATATTGCTGTGCGTCGCGTATCCTGCCGTGACACTTAACCAGTTCATTATAACGAGGTTCGAGAAGGGCCTTATAGAAAAAGAGCTCCAGATAGCAAGCCGGATACAGCAGTCGCTATTGCCCCAAAACCTTCCGGGGACTAAAGGCGTCGAATTAGGGGTCAAGTTCGTTCCGGCAAAACATGTCGGAGGGGATTTTTACGATTTCATAAAATTGTTTTACGATGTCGTCAAATTGAAGGAAGACAGGCTGGGGATCGTCATCGGAGATGTCTCAGGCAAAGGCGTCCCGGCAGCCCTGTTCATGGCGAAGGCGATGGCGGATTTCCGCGGTCTTTCCCATGACTTCAACGAACCGGATGAAGCCCTTACCGCGATAAATGACAGGCTCGTTGAAGAAGGGGTCTCCGGGATGTTCGTCACCCTCCAGTACCTCATCTACAAACCCAAGGAGAGGAAGATAAAATATTCGAACGGCGGCCATAACCCGCTCGTCTGGGTGAAAGATTCCGGGGACGTGGTGGCGCTGACGCAATCGGTCGGAAGCCCCATAGGTATAATCCCCGGCTCGGAGTTTACGGCCGATGAGTTCGATGTTTCACCGGGAGACGTATTCGTGATGTATACGGACGGCATATCAGAGGCGAGGGACAAGAACAAGAGAGAATTCGGCGAGAAACAAATACTCGATACGGCATTATTGAACAGGCGGCTTTCGGCCCAGGGCCTGGCCGATAAGCTGGTAGGGGAAGTCGAGAAATTCAGCCAAGGCACGCCCCAACACGACGACATGACGGTGATTATATTGAAAATAGAATAG